The nucleotide window TTTTTATTAAAACAAAAATAGAACCTAAAGCCAAAACCATTGTTATATAAAATAGTGAATGAACACCATAAGCAGCTCCAATTGTAGGACCTGCAATCATTGAAACAGCAAAAGCAATAGCAATAGATGAACCCATTAAAGCCATAGCTTTAGGTCTTTGCTCTTCTTTTACTAAGTCACTAATCGTTGCAGTTACAACTGCTCCAATAGCACCAGCACCTTGAAGTAATCTTCCAAATAATAGTGTATAAATATCAGTTGAAATAGCACAAATTAAAGAACCAATTGCAAAAAGCAATAATCCCATAATAATAGTACCTTTTCTTCCTAATTTATCACTTATTACTCCAAATGGAACTTGAAAAATCATTTGAGTTAAAGCATAACCACCAATTACAATACCTACTAATGTAGGCGTTGCACCTTCTAAATTTATTGCATAAACTGAAATAATAGGTAGAACTAAAAATAGACCGAAAAATCTTAGAGCAATAATTACACTAAGCGGCAAAACTGATTTAATCATATATAATCCTAAACATAATATAATTTTTGCAGATTATAGTTAATATTAGTTAATAACAGGTTAAAAGGATATATGTGAAAATAATAATAGCATCAGCAAATAAGGGAAAAATAGCAGAGTTTGAAAAACTTATGCCAAATGATGAAGTAATTGCATTTAGTGAAATTTTAGGTCAAATTGAAATAGAAGAAGATAAAGACACTTTTAAAGGAAATGCTATAAAAAAAGCTCAAACAATTTATGATGAGCTTTATAAAAATGGATATAGAGATATGATAGTGATTTCTGATGATTCAGGTATTAGTGTTCCAGTTTTAAATAATGAACCTGGAATTTATAGTGCAAGATATGCTGGATTAAATGCAACAGATAAATCAAATAATGCAAAATTAATAGAGAATCTTAACAGAATAAATTTAGAAAGAACACCAGCTTTTTACACAGCTTGTATAGCTATAGTTTATCAAAATAATGTTTATACAGTTCACGGTTGGATGCATGGAGATGTGATAAATAAAGAGTTAGGTGAGGGTGGTTTTGGATACGACCCAATGTTTATTCCAAATGGTTTTGAAAAAACTTTAGGAGAGTTAGGTTATGAAGCAAAAAAAGAGTTTTCACATAGAACAAAAGCTTTAAATCTTGCCAAAAAAGTTTTGGATGTGATTTTATAAAAAATTATTAAATCAAGAAGATGGGATACTTATTATAAAACTTTTTCATTAAGAAATGAATCTTTAGGAAGTATAATATTGTATTCCAATCCTTCATTATTTCTACAATTAATTTTTCCATTTAATTGAAATGAGATAAGAGTTTTAATAAGACTAAATCCAAAACCATTTTCTACTTTATCAATATCTGCGCCAATACCATTATCTTTATATATAAAATTTATATTTTTATCATCTTTAAAAAAGTAGATACTAATTTTTGGATTAGGTATTTCTTTAAAAGCATATTTAACACTATTTAATATTAGCTCATTCATTACAAGTCCTATTGGGATTAGACTATTTTGATTCAATAAAATTTTGTGAATATTTAAATCATATGAAATATTTAAAGAAGAGTAACTATTTTTGATTTCAGATACAATTTCTTTAATATACTTTTTTAGTTCAATTTTATTTGGATTTTCTATTTCTAAAAAGTTTTCATACAATATAGATATTGACTTGATTCTTTTTATGTTTTCATCTAAAATATCTTTATCTTTTTCATTAAGTAATTTGTCCTTATCCATATATAACAAGGCACTTATTATTTGCAAATTGTTTTTAATTCTATGAGATAACTCTTTTAATAATACTGTTTTATTTTTCACTTGTATATCTAACTCTTTTGTTCTTTCATCAACTTTTTTTTCTAAATTTATATTTAGTTGAGTTACTTCATTTTTAGTTTTTTCTAAAATAAGATTTAATGAAGTATATCTATATGCTAAAGCTATAGAAAAAAGAATAGAATCTATCGTTATTCCAATATCAACTCCTTTAAATAAATACCAATTATAAGCTATTAAAGAAGCTGCAATAGAAGATGTCAAAAAAGCACCAATACAACCAAAAATAGTTGCTAAAGTGAAAAATATTGCTTTTTTACTTCCTCTTATAAATGAATAAAGCCCCAAGAATAACATGTATATACTAAATAATGGAGTAATGCAAGAAGCATAAAAAATAGTATATTCATAGCCTAAAATAGTTGTAAGAATACATATTCCAATATGAATAACTAAAATATAGTTTGTATATTTATCTATTTTAGGAAAGCTATCTTTTAACTCTAAGAATGATTTAGCAAATAATAAACTAAAAATCAAATAAAAAAGTATAGTAATAGATTGCATCCAGTTTTGAGTATTTGGATAGTCATAGAGTATATACTTAAAAGTATGGCTGTCATAACTTAAACTTGCTATAAGATAGGACAATAAATATAAAGAGTAATAAAAATATGGCTTATATCTTGCAATAACAAATATCAGAAAATTAAAAATTAAAATTGCAGAAACAATACTATAAGTACTTATTACTATCAAATCCATATCAATTATTTTTTCATAAAAATTCTTTTCACTTAAAATTGAAAAAGGTATAATAAAAGGATCTCTTGTTTTTATCTGTAAATATACAGTTGATTTACCATTGGAAAAGTTGTGAATTTGATTTAGAAGATTAATTTTCATTGATCTTTCTTTAAAGGGTAATAATGTACCTAATTTATAAGTTGTCAAGCTATTTTGCTCATCATATATATAAATATTAATAGTATCTATCCAAGGTGTATCAAATACAAAATATCTTTCTAATTTATTATTTGTTTCATTTATTACATCAAATTTAAGCCAATAAGTTGATTGTGTAAAAAATGTTAAAAAAACTTTTTTATTTTCTTTTATAAAGCTTTTATTATCTAACTCTTTTATTTTATTTATATCGTAAGATGAGTTTTTATCTTCGAAATAACTTATCTTTTCTCCTTCATAAGATGAGTTCTCATTTGATAAATTTATCTCTGTTGCAAAAGCAGAAGAAAATCCAATAAATAAAATTATTAAATAATATATTTTCAAGATAATCCTTCTGAATTTTTTTGTATGATATAATAATAAGATAGAAGAATAAATAAAGAGATTAAAAGTGAATATTATTATTTTAGAAGATGAAGCAATTATGATGATGTTTTTAAAGGACTCCTTAGAAAAAAAAGGACATACAGTAAAAGCCACATTTAACAGCTATCTAGGTTTTTTTGAAGTTATAGAAAAAGAGAACATTGATTTAGTTTTTATGGATATTTTAATAAAAGGCCCATTAGATGGAACTCAAGTTGCTACAAAATTAAGAGAGATAAATAAAACTATAAAAATTGTATTTATTACTTCATATAAAGATACCCAAACTTTACAAATGGCAAAACTATCAAAACCAAATGGATATTTGATTAAGCCCATATCAAAAGAGGATTTAGAAGCTATCTTAATGGTTTGCGAATCAAATGCTAAAATAGAAATAAAAAATGATGACTATATAACAATAGCTACTTATAAATATGATGTGATAAATAAAACTGTAAAAGAAAATAATAATTTAATAAAACTTACAAAAAAAGAATTACAATGTTTTGAGTTATTACTTCAAAATAAAAACAATCACATTCCCCATGAAATTTTAATAAACCATCTTTGGAATATTGATACATCAAACAAGGCTAGTTCACTAAGAGAACTTGTGTATAGAATAAGAAAAAAACTACCAAATATAGAAGTAGAAAATAGTATAAATATAGGTTACATTCTAAAAGATTATTAAAAATAATAAATTTCTAACACCATTCTAATTCCCCGATTCTATAATTATCTATAGAAATAAACATAGGGAGATATAATGAAATTTAAATCAGATTTTAGCTCAAGATTTAGAATCCTAAAAGGTGGAAAAATTTCACTAATGGTGTCTGCACTTCTAGGAAGTGTAACTTTGAGTGTTGCTTCTCCCACAGCAGGAGTTGTAACAAGTGGAACTGCAAATATTTCACAAAGTGGAAATACCACAAATATAAACCAAAGTTCTAATAAAGCCACTATAAACTGGCAAGACTTTTCAATCAAATCAAATGAAACAGTAAACTTTAATCAGCCAAATAAAAATAGTATAACTTTAAATAGAGTTGTAGGTAATGAAAAATCAGTAATAGATGGAGCACTAAACGCAAATGGACAAGTTTGGATTTTAAACTCAAATGGTGTGTTGTTTAATAAAACAGCAAAAGTAAATACAGCAGGAATAGTAGCTACTACAAAAGAGTTAAGTGATGCAGATTTTAATGCTGGAAATTATAACTTCAAAGGTGACTCAAAAGCTAGTGTTATAAACCTAGGAACAATAGAAGTATCAAATAGTGGTTATGTAGTTCTAGCTTCAAATGAAGTAAAAAATGCAGGAACAATAAAAGCAGTAAAAGGAAAAGTATATTTATCAGGTGCAGATAAATATAGCTTAAATTTAAATGGAAACTCTCTTGTAAGCCTTAGTGTAAAAAAAGGTGTTTTAGATGCTTTAGTAGAAAACTCAGGAACTGTTATTGCTAATGGTGGAGAAATATATCTAAGTACAAATGCTGTAAATGAACTACTAAAAGGTGTAGTAAATAATACAGGGATTCTTGAAGCTAACTCTTTGGATGGTGTTACAGGGAAAGTAGAATTGTTTGCCCATGGTGGAGAAGTTCAAGTAGGTGGAACAATAAAAGCAAAAGATGGCTTTGTTGAAACTTCAGGGAAAAAATTTTCAATTGATAAAAATACAAATATCAAAGCAAAAACTTGGTTAATAGACCCTACAAATTTAACAGTAAATGATGCAACAGCTTATGAAACAGCACTAGGAAATGGAACAGACACTTTAATCAAAACAGATAATGCAACAGGAAGTGATGAGGGGAATATCTACATCAATGATACGATTAATTGGACAACAAACGCAAAACTTACCCTTGATGCTTATAATAATATTTATATCAATAAAGCAATAAGTGCTACCAATGGAAAACTTGCTTTATATTATGGAGATAGTGGAGATTATTATATAAATGCAAAAGTAAACCTAAGTGCAGGTCAAAACTTCTTTACAAAAAAAGCAAGTGATTCAGCTGAGACCTCTTGGACAGTTGTAACAACAGCAAGTGATGTACAAAGTATGTCTTTATCAGGAAATACAGTTTTAGGTGCAGATGTAGATGCAAGTGGTATTTCAAATTGGACTCCAATAGGAAATTTCTCAACAAGATTCACAGGAAATTTTGATGGACTTGGACATACTATTGATAAACTTTATATAAATAATAGTTCATTTTACCTTGGATTATTTGGCGCTACCAATTCCTCAAGCACCATAAAAAATGTTGGGCTTATTAATGTGAATATTATTGGAAATAACTTTGTCGGAGGTTTGGTTGGTGCTTCTTCTTCAACAATCAAAAACTCATATGTTAGTGGAACAGTGAGTGGAGATACTTATATTGGAGGTTTAGTTGGATGGAATGATTCAACAATCGAAAACTCATATGCTAGTGCAACAGTGAGTGGATATAGCTTTGTCGGAGGTTTGGTTGGAATTAATACTTCAACAATCAAATATTCATATGCTAGTGGAACAGTGAATGGATATAGTGATTTTGGAGGTTTGGTTGGAAGTGATAATAATATAATCGAAAACTCATACTATAATAAAGATACAAATACAGCAAGTATGGGTGATAGTTATCGTGGGAAAACAAAAGCAGAGATTTTAGCTGCATTTGCTGGAAATACTGCTTGGGTGACAACTGGAGCAGATATTGTGGGATATGGTATTTTTGATAGTGGTATTAGCTTGCCTCTTTTAAAAACATTTGCAACACCCACATCTACACTTTTTGAAAGTGGATATGGAACAGAAGAAAGTGCTTATACAATCACAAACTGGACACAACTACAAAATATCAATAATAGTAATATTTTAACTAAAAACTACTATTTCCAACTTTTAAATAATCTTAGTAATACAACTTCAGATTATACAAATCTAGCAAGTTCAACTGCAAATGGTGGAGCTGGATGGAATCCTTTAGGAAATGACTCAGCACAATTTACAGGAAATTTTGATGGACTTGGACACACAATTTCAGATTTATATATTAATAGACCAACCACCCATTTTATAGGTCTTTTTGGATATACCAATGGGGCAACTATTCGTAATATAGGCATTAAAGGAACGATTACAGGAGATACTATTGTTGGAGGTTTGGTTGGTTTTTTATTTGGCTCAACAGTTGAAGACTCTTATTCAAATGTAACAGTAAGTGGAAAGGACTCTGTTGGAGGATTAGTTGGATTTAATCGAGATGCTTCGACCATTAAAAACTCTTATGCAACAGGAACCGTGAGTGGAACTACTACTGTAGGAGGTTTGGTTGGATATAATGGTGCGGCTTCAAGCATTGAAAACTCATATGCTAGTGGAACAGTAGAGGGAGTTGTTAATGTAGGAGGATTGGTTGGAAATAATGATTCAACCATTAAAAACTCATATGCTAGTGGAACAGTAGAGGGAGGACATGGTGTTGGAGGATTGGTTGGAGTTAGTTCTCCAGACATTGAAAATTCATACTATGATAAAGATACAAATACAGATAGTTCTATGGATGATATTTCTTACGGAAGAACAAAAGCAGAAATTTTAGCTTTAGTTGGTGGAGCTTGGGATAATACTATTTGGAGTAAAACAAGTGGTGGAAGTAGTGTAGAGGGATATGAGATATTAGAACTTCCATATTTAATTGGTGTTACAAGAGATGAAGATAAATCTGTAGTATTATTATTTAATAGTGGATTAGGAACAAGTGTAAATCCATATACTATAAAAAACTGGACACAACTGCAAAATATCAATAATAGTAATATTTTAACTAAAAACTACTATTTTCAACTTTTAAATAATCTTAGTAATACAACTTCAGATTATACAAATCTAGCAAGTTCAACTACAAATGGCGGAGCTGGATGGAATAGTTTAGGAAATGGCTCAGCACAATTTAAAGGAAACTTTGATGGACTTGGACATACTATTGATAAACTTTATATAAATAATAGTACTGATGAATTTGTAGGACTTTTTGGATATACAAATGGAGCAACCATTAGTAATGTAGGTGTTACGAATGTAGATATTACAAAATTAGGGACTACTAATAGTTATGTGGGAGGATTAGTTGGGCGTAATAATTCTTCTTCAATAAACAATTCATATTCAACTGGACTTATAAGTTCATATATTAATGATAATAATTCAATGAGTACTTCACGCTCTCATGTAGGAGGATTAGTTGGATTAAATGATAATTCTTCTTCAATAAATAATTCATATACAACTGGAACTGTTTATACAACTGGAAGTGACTATGCATATATAGGAGGATTAGTTGGGCGTAATGATTCTTCTTCAATAAATAATTCATATTCAACTGGAAGTGTTAATGGAAGTGCAAATTCATATCTTACTATGGGAGGGTTAGTTGGTGCTGTTTTTATATCTGGAACAAATTCTTCAACAGTAACAAATTCATTTTGGGATACACAAACTTCAGGGCAAAATACAAGTAGCGGAGGAACTGGCTTAACAACAGCACAAATGTCTTATGGACAGATATTTAAAGATGCCTCTTGGGATATTGTAGCAGATAGTTCAGTTACTTCTTCAACACCAGTTTTAAAATATGATAGTATAAATGATAAATATGTATGGGCAATAGCACCCCTATCATTATCATATAATTTAGGAACTAAAACTTCGCAATATAATGGATTAACACAAAATTTAAGTAGTTTTTATACAACAGCAACTTCAATCTTTGGAAATAGTTATAGCTTTTTAGATGGAACATATAAATTCCAAGTAAATGGAATAGATGTAACAGGATATAAAAATGCAGCTACTTATGAGAATATAAAAGTAGCTTCAACAAATGATTTCTTAAATATTGCAAGTTCTGGAAATACAGATGGAACATTAACAATTGCAAAAAAAGCAATAACAGTAAACGCAGATGATTTAAGTAAAATCTATGGACAAACAGATGCAAACCTAACTTATACAGCAACTGGCCTAGTAGGAAATGATACATTAACAGGAAATCTAAAAAGAGTAACAGGAGAAAATGTAGGAGAATATACAATTTCACAAGATACAACTTTAACAAACTCAAACTATACAGTTACCTTCACAAATGGTAAATATACAATCACTCCAAAAGCAATAACAGTAAGCGCAGATGATTTAAGTAAAATCTATGGGCAAACAGATGCAAACCTAACTTATTCAACAACTGGCCTAGTAGGAAATGATACATTAACAGGAAATCTAAAAAGAGTAACAGGAGAAAATGTAGGAGAATATACAATTTCACAAGATACAACTTTAACAAACTCAAACTATACAGTTACATTCACAAATGGAAAATATACAATCACTCCAAAAGCCATAACAGTAAGCGCAGATGATTTAAGTAAAATCTATGGGCAAACAGATGCAAGTTTAACTTATACAGCAACAGGATTAGTAGGAAATGATACATTAAGTGGAAGTTTAAAAAGAGTATCAGGAGAAAATGTAGGAGAATATACAATTTCACAAGATACAACTTTAACAAACTCAAACTATACAGTTACCTTCACAGATGGAAAATATACAATCACTCCAAAAGCAATAACAGTAAGCGCAAATGATTTAAGTAAAATCTATGGGCAAACAGATGCAAGTTTAACTTATACAGCAACAGGATTAGTAGGAAATGATACATTAAGTGGAAATCTAAAAAGAGTAAGTGGAGAAAATGTAGGAGAGTATGTAATCTCTCAAGATACAACTTTATCAAACTCAAACTATACAGTTACATTCACAAATGGTAAATATACAATCACTCCAAAAGCAATAACAGTAAGCGCAGAAAATAAATCTAAAACCCAAGGAGAAAATAATCCAAGTTTAACTTATGTAGTAAATGGATTAATTGGAAATGATATTTTAATTGGAAATTTAAGTACAACTGCAACTGTATCAAGTGATGTGGGAACTTATGAGATAACTCAAGGTGATTTAGCTAATGGTAATTATGCAATAACAT belongs to Arcobacter defluvii and includes:
- a CDS encoding non-canonical purine NTP pyrophosphatase, giving the protein MKIIIASANKGKIAEFEKLMPNDEVIAFSEILGQIEIEEDKDTFKGNAIKKAQTIYDELYKNGYRDMIVISDDSGISVPVLNNEPGIYSARYAGLNATDKSNNAKLIENLNRINLERTPAFYTACIAIVYQNNVYTVHGWMHGDVINKELGEGGFGYDPMFIPNGFEKTLGELGYEAKKEFSHRTKALNLAKKVLDVIL
- a CDS encoding response regulator, with product MNIIILEDEAIMMMFLKDSLEKKGHTVKATFNSYLGFFEVIEKENIDLVFMDILIKGPLDGTQVATKLREINKTIKIVFITSYKDTQTLQMAKLSKPNGYLIKPISKEDLEAILMVCESNAKIEIKNDDYITIATYKYDVINKTVKENNNLIKLTKKELQCFELLLQNKNNHIPHEILINHLWNIDTSNKASSLRELVYRIRKKLPNIEVENSINIGYILKDY
- a CDS encoding MBG domain-containing protein, whose protein sequence is MKFKSDFSSRFRILKGGKISLMVSALLGSVTLSVASPTAGVVTSGTANISQSGNTTNINQSSNKATINWQDFSIKSNETVNFNQPNKNSITLNRVVGNEKSVIDGALNANGQVWILNSNGVLFNKTAKVNTAGIVATTKELSDADFNAGNYNFKGDSKASVINLGTIEVSNSGYVVLASNEVKNAGTIKAVKGKVYLSGADKYSLNLNGNSLVSLSVKKGVLDALVENSGTVIANGGEIYLSTNAVNELLKGVVNNTGILEANSLDGVTGKVELFAHGGEVQVGGTIKAKDGFVETSGKKFSIDKNTNIKAKTWLIDPTNLTVNDATAYETALGNGTDTLIKTDNATGSDEGNIYINDTINWTTNAKLTLDAYNNIYINKAISATNGKLALYYGDSGDYYINAKVNLSAGQNFFTKKASDSAETSWTVVTTASDVQSMSLSGNTVLGADVDASGISNWTPIGNFSTRFTGNFDGLGHTIDKLYINNSSFYLGLFGATNSSSTIKNVGLINVNIIGNNFVGGLVGASSSTIKNSYVSGTVSGDTYIGGLVGWNDSTIENSYASATVSGYSFVGGLVGINTSTIKYSYASGTVNGYSDFGGLVGSDNNIIENSYYNKDTNTASMGDSYRGKTKAEILAAFAGNTAWVTTGADIVGYGIFDSGISLPLLKTFATPTSTLFESGYGTEESAYTITNWTQLQNINNSNILTKNYYFQLLNNLSNTTSDYTNLASSTANGGAGWNPLGNDSAQFTGNFDGLGHTISDLYINRPTTHFIGLFGYTNGATIRNIGIKGTITGDTIVGGLVGFLFGSTVEDSYSNVTVSGKDSVGGLVGFNRDASTIKNSYATGTVSGTTTVGGLVGYNGAASSIENSYASGTVEGVVNVGGLVGNNDSTIKNSYASGTVEGGHGVGGLVGVSSPDIENSYYDKDTNTDSSMDDISYGRTKAEILALVGGAWDNTIWSKTSGGSSVEGYEILELPYLIGVTRDEDKSVVLLFNSGLGTSVNPYTIKNWTQLQNINNSNILTKNYYFQLLNNLSNTTSDYTNLASSTTNGGAGWNSLGNGSAQFKGNFDGLGHTIDKLYINNSTDEFVGLFGYTNGATISNVGVTNVDITKLGTTNSYVGGLVGRNNSSSINNSYSTGLISSYINDNNSMSTSRSHVGGLVGLNDNSSSINNSYTTGTVYTTGSDYAYIGGLVGRNDSSSINNSYSTGSVNGSANSYLTMGGLVGAVFISGTNSSTVTNSFWDTQTSGQNTSSGGTGLTTAQMSYGQIFKDASWDIVADSSVTSSTPVLKYDSINDKYVWAIAPLSLSYNLGTKTSQYNGLTQNLSSFYTTATSIFGNSYSFLDGTYKFQVNGIDVTGYKNAATYENIKVASTNDFLNIASSGNTDGTLTIAKKAITVNADDLSKIYGQTDANLTYTATGLVGNDTLTGNLKRVTGENVGEYTISQDTTLTNSNYTVTFTNGKYTITPKAITVSADDLSKIYGQTDANLTYSTTGLVGNDTLTGNLKRVTGENVGEYTISQDTTLTNSNYTVTFTNGKYTITPKAITVSADDLSKIYGQTDASLTYTATGLVGNDTLSGSLKRVSGENVGEYTISQDTTLTNSNYTVTFTDGKYTITPKAITVSANDLSKIYGQTDASLTYTATGLVGNDTLSGNLKRVSGENVGEYVISQDTTLSNSNYTVTFTNGKYTITPKAITVSAENKSKTQGENNPSLTYVVNGLIGNDILIGNLSTTATVSSDVGTYEITQGDLANGNYAITFNDGELTVLAKNTPTPNPEPTPTPPDLSKIIDNIDKTIRVNVPNRGVIPPVASTTNPTQTNNGQEVNNIGSVNPDEGGIIVDRNSNVRIINGGVKLPIGLTLLSDTTPDNQIGETN
- a CDS encoding 7TM diverse intracellular signaling domain-containing protein is translated as MKIYYLIILFIGFSSAFATEINLSNENSSYEGEKISYFEDKNSSYDINKIKELDNKSFIKENKKVFLTFFTQSTYWLKFDVINETNNKLERYFVFDTPWIDTINIYIYDEQNSLTTYKLGTLLPFKERSMKINLLNQIHNFSNGKSTVYLQIKTRDPFIIPFSILSEKNFYEKIIDMDLIVISTYSIVSAILIFNFLIFVIARYKPYFYYSLYLLSYLIASLSYDSHTFKYILYDYPNTQNWMQSITILFYLIFSLLFAKSFLELKDSFPKIDKYTNYILVIHIGICILTTILGYEYTIFYASCITPLFSIYMLFLGLYSFIRGSKKAIFFTLATIFGCIGAFLTSSIAASLIAYNWYLFKGVDIGITIDSILFSIALAYRYTSLNLILEKTKNEVTQLNINLEKKVDERTKELDIQVKNKTVLLKELSHRIKNNLQIISALLYMDKDKLLNEKDKDILDENIKRIKSISILYENFLEIENPNKIELKKYIKEIVSEIKNSYSSLNISYDLNIHKILLNQNSLIPIGLVMNELILNSVKYAFKEIPNPKISIYFFKDDKNINFIYKDNGIGADIDKVENGFGFSLIKTLISFQLNGKINCRNNEGLEYNIILPKDSFLNEKVL